One window of the Rosa rugosa chromosome 3, drRosRugo1.1, whole genome shotgun sequence genome contains the following:
- the LOC133738889 gene encoding pentatricopeptide repeat-containing protein At1g19720 → MENFTLPCQSNPLIPIIPSKPGNPSRPAVTFSRKTRPNPPVDNLNLLCRNGQFTEAIAVLNSLAQSGSKVPPTTYMNLLQCCIDTNSIQLGRKLHQNIDVVDKVNPFVETKLVSMYAKCGFLEDARKVFDGMRERNLYSWSAMIGACLRDRRWNEVVELFVLMVRDGVLPDYFLFPKVLQACGNCCDFEASKMIHSMLVRCNLSGTIHINNSVLAVYAKCGKLKWARKFFEKMEVRDGVSWNTIISGYCQNGENEEARRLIDAMIKQGIEPGLVTWNILISSFNKSGQCDVAMELMKKMENCGITPDVYTWTSMISGFAQNNRTNQALDLWKKMLLSGLQVQPNGITIASAISACTSLKSLTKGLEIYAFAVKMGLIDDVLIGNSLIDMFSKCGDLEAAEQVFTMISDKDVYTWNSMIGGYCQARYCGKAYELFMKMQESDVHPNAITYNVMITGYIQNGDADQAMDLFQMMERDGKVKRNTASWNSLIAGFAQLGEINEALRIFRKMQAFSVSPNSVTLLSILPACGSLVAMKKVKEIHGSVFRRNLESEVPVANSLIDTYAKSGNIEYSRTIFDRLSSKDIITWNSAISGYVLHGHPDIALDLFDQMKKLGLKPNRGTFASILYAYSLAGLVNEGTEALSSISEDYQIIPGPEHYSAIVDLYGRSGRLQAATGFIEDMPIEPDSSVWAALLTACRIHGNLGLAIHAGERLIDLEPANVLIQQFLLQAYALSGKPDDTSKLRRFGKENATIKRSLGQCWMEVNNTVHTFVAGDRSKLCSKYVNSWLQDIAEKAKGPGFRCGLGVEDEEEGISMVHSEKLALAFALIGSPSLPKSIRIVKDLRMCGDCHRTAKYISIAFGCDIYLSDSKSLHYFSNGRCSCGDYW, encoded by the coding sequence ATGGAGAATTTCACTCTCCCATGCCAATCAAACCCTCTCATTCCCATAATACCCTCCAAACCAGGCAACCCATCAAGACCCGCCGTCACTTTCTCCAGGAAAACCCGCCCAAATCCACCCGTAGACAATTTGAACCTCCTCTGCAGGAACGGCCAGTTCACCGAGGCCATCGCCGTTCTCAACTCCCTTGCCCAAAGTGGGTCCAAGGTACCGCCCACTACTTACATGAACTTACTTCAGTGCTGCATTGACACCAATTCTATTCAACTGGGCCGGAAACTCCATCAGAATATTGATGTGGTTGATAAGGTGAACCCCTTTGTGGAGACAAAGCTGGTGAGCATGTACGCGAAATGTGGCTTCTTGGAAGATGCACGCAAGGTGTTCGACGGAATGCGTGAGAGGAATTTGTACTCTTGGTCGGCCATGATCGGTGCGTGTCTCAGAGACCGGAGGTGGAATGAGGTGGTGGAGCTTTTTGTGTTGATGGTGAGAGACGGAGTTTTGCCGGACTACTTTCTGTTTCCGAAGGTGTTGCAGGCCTGTGGGAACTGTTGTGATTTCGAGGCCTCCAAAATGATACATTCCATGCTGGTGAGGTGCAATTTGAGCGGGACTATACATATAAACAATTCGGTATTGGCGGTTTACGCCAAGTGTGGGAAGTTGAAGTGGGCGAGGAAGTTTTTTGAGAAAATGGAGGTGAGGGATGGGGTGAGTTGGAACACTATTATATCTGGTTATTGCCAGAATGGTGAGAATGAAGAAGCTCGGAGGCTGATTGATGCAATGATCAAACAGGGGATTGAACCGGGGTTGGTCACTTGGAATATATTGATTTCTAGTTTTAATAAGTCGGGGCAGTGTGATGTTGCGATGGAACtgatgaagaagatggagaACTGTGGGATCACTCCTGATGTGTATACTTGGACTTCTATGATTTCGGGGTTTGCTCAGAACAACAGGACGAATCAGGCATTGGATTTGTGGAAGAAGATGCTTTTGTCAGGGCTACAAGTACAACCAAATGGCATTACTATTGCTAGTGCAATCTCAGCTTGCACATCTTTGAAATCACTGACCAAAGGTTTGGAAATTTATGCTTTTGCTGTGAAGATGGGACTCATTGATGATGTACTCATTGGAAATTCGCTCATTGACATGTTTTCAAAGTGTGGGGACCTGGAAGCTGCTGAGCAAGTCTTTACTATGATCTCAGATAAAGACGTCTACACTTGGAACTCCATGATAGGAGGATATTGCCAAGCTAGGTACTGTGGTAAGGCCTATGAACTGTTCATGAAGATGCAGGAATCAGATGTACATCCTAATGCCATCACGTATAATGTGATGATCACAGGGTACATTCAGAATGGAGATGCTGATCAAGCAATGGATCTCTTCCAAATGATGGAACGAGATGGGAAAGTTAAGCGGAATACAGCATCGTGGAACTCTCTTATTGCTGGTTTTGCTCAACTTGGGGAAATAAATGAGGCACTTAGGATATTCAGGAAGATGCAGGCCTTCAGTGTTAGCCCCAATTCAGTTACTTTGTTGAGTATCCTGCCCGCTTGTGGGAGTTTAGTTGCCATGAAAAAGGTGAAAGAGATCCATGGTAGTGTATTTCGAAGAAATTTGGAGTCTGAAGTCCCTGTTGCAAATTCTCTGATAGACACATATGCAAAATCAGGAAACATAGAGTATTCAAGAACCATATTTGATAGACTGTCATCGAAAGATATTATTACCTGGAACTCGGCAATTTCTGGTTATGTTTTACATGGTCATCCAGATATTGCACTTGATCTTTTTGACCAGATGAAGAAGTTGGGGCTAAAACCAAATAGAGGTACCTTTGCTAGTATTCTATATGCCTACAGTCTTGCTGGGCTGGTAAACGAGGGGACAGAAGCTCTTTCTAGCATCAGTGAAGACTATCAAATAATACCGGGTCCAGAACATTATTCAGCTATTGTAGACCTATATGGACGTTCGGGTAGGCTTCAAGCAGCAACGGGGTTTATTGAAGATATGCCGATAGAACCAGACTCCTCTGTTTGGGCTGCCTTACTTACAGCATGCAGGATTCATGGGAACCTTGGCTTGGCAATTCATGCAGGGGAGCGCTTAATTGACTTGGAACCAGCGAATGTTCTGATTCAACAGTTTTTATTACAGGCATATGCTTTATCCGGGAAGCCGGATGATACCTCAAAGTTGAGAAGGTTTGGAAAAGAGAATGCAACAATAAAAAGATCTCTTGGTCAGTGCTGGATGGAAGTCAACAACACAGTGCATACGTTTGTTGCAGGTGATAGGTCGAAATTATGCTCAAAGTATGTAAACTCGTGGTTACAAGACATAGCAGAAAAGGCAAAAGGACCTGGTTTTCGTTGTGGGCTTGGTGTTGAGGATGAAGAGGAGGGAATCAGCATGGTCCACAGTGAAAAACTTGCACTTGCTTTTGCTCTCATTGGCTCTCCATCTCTACCCAAAAGTATCAGGATAGTAAAAGATCTGAGAATGTGTGGAGATTGCCACAGGACAGCTAAATATATATCAATCGCTTTTGGATGTGATATATATTTAAGTGATTCAAAGTCCTTACACTATTTTAGCAATGGGCGTTGTTCTTGTGGCGATTATTGGTAG
- the LOC133740354 gene encoding jacalin-related lectin 3 → MSTFEEPEKKVVSVGPWGGQTGLMWDDGVYSTVRQLVIAHGSGIDSIQIEYDSKGCSFWSDKHGGNGGWKTDKVKLDYPEEFLTSIHGYYGKISEWGTVSVRSLTFKSNKRSYGPFGIEQGNYFSLPVTTGNKIVGFHGRSGWYLDAIGAYLKPIQNDQNHYNVVMAHTQYSYMTGGADIPAGYSLLQNCDVFLAIRPKDDPITTNPAASVPNKLFRQFSNSGDSSDDGIKHKTPSIERLPSKVEGVVTYGPWGGSGGSVFDDGVYSGIRQIKLSRNIGVVYIKVQYDSDGEAVWGAKHGGAGGYKSDRIIFDYPNEILTHITGTYGPAMGMGPNVIKSMSFHTTKKKHGPYGEEQGTQFSTKLREGKIVGIHGRTGLFLDAIGVHAIEGKVKVETKTSTETSPPLALTNSPHNAITAMVPLEPAGAVVPKESAGAIVPKEPAGAITEIDHPHWSSKLLRTNKGPVEEIACGVVKEPAPCGPGPWGGDGGRAWDDGVFTGIRQIHLTRSAEGICSMQIEYDRSGQFIWSVKHGGNGGTAPHRIKLDYPHEVLSCISGYYGCISKNERPQIIKSLTFYTSRGKYGPFGEEVGTFFTSTTTEGKVVGFHGRSSLYLDAIGVHMQHWLGSTQKTSRISLFKKF, encoded by the exons ATG AGTACTTTTGAGGAACCGGAGAAGAAAGTGGTATCAGTTGGACCATGGGGAGGCCAAACTGGGCTCATGTGGGATGACGGAGTTTACTCAACGGTAAGGCAATTAGTGATAGCTCATGGCTCTGGGATTGACTCCATCCAGATTGAGTATGATAGCAAAGGGTGCTCATTTTGGTCAGACAAGCATGGTGGAAATGGAGGCTGGAAAACAGACAAG GTGAAGCTTGATTATCCAGAGGAATTTTTGACTTCAATTCATGGGTATTATGGCAAGATAAGTGAATGGGGGACAGTCTCAGTCCGATCGCTTACTTTCAAGAGCAACAAAAGATCTTATGGACCTTTTGGAATTGAACAAGGAAACTATTTTTCACTTCCAGTGACAACTGGTAACAAAATTGTTGGGTTTCATGGGAGGTCTGGCTGGTATCTTGATGCAATAGGAGCCTACCTCAAGCCGATTCAGAATGATCAAAACCACTACAACGTAGTTATGGCTCACACACAGTACAGTTATATGACTGGTGGCGCTGACATCCCTGCTGGCTACTCACTACTCCAAAACTGTGATGTGTTTCTCGCTATAAGACCCAAGGATGACCCCATTACTACAAACCCTGCAGCTTCAGTGCCCAACAAGCTCTTTAGGCAGTTTTCTAATTCTGGAGACTCAAGTGATGATGGAATCAAACACAAG ACTCCAAGTATTGAGAGACTTCCTTCAAAAGTTGAAGGTGTGGTAACATATGGTCCTTGGGGAGGAAGTGGTGGTTCTGTGTTTGATGATGGAGTTTATTCAGGTATTCGACAAATCAAATTGTCCAGGAACATCGGAGTTGTATATATAAAGGTTCAGTATGATTCTGATGGTGAAGCTGTATGGGGAGCCAAACATGGAGGAGCTGGAGGATATAAAAGTGACAGG ATAATCTTTGATTATCCGAACGAAATATTGACTCACATCACAGGAACATATGGTCCAGCAATGGGGATGGGGCCTAATGTGATCAAGTCAATGAGCTTCCACACGACAAAGAAGAAGCATGGGCCATATGGAGAAGAACAAGGAACCCAATTCAGCACTAAGCTCAGAGAAGGAAAAATTGTTGGAATTCATGGGAGGACAGGTTTGTTCTTAGATGCTATTGGAGTACATGCCATAGAAGGAAAGGTCAAGGTAGAGACCAAGACTAGTACTGAGACATCACCGCCTTTGGCCCTCACAAATTCGCCTCATAATGCCATCACCGCTATGGTCCCATTGGAACCTGCAGGTGCTGTAGTCCCAAAGGAATCTGCTGGTGCTATAGTCCCAAAGGAACCTGCAGGTGCCATAACTGAGATTGATCATCCTCACTGGTCTAGCAAACTACTACGCACAAACAAAGGACCAGTTGAAGAG ATTGCTTGTGGGGTGGTAAAAGAACCGGCCCCATGTGGACCGGGGCCTTGGGGCGGAGATGGAGGAAGAGCATGGGATGATGGAGTGTTCACCGGGATTAGGCAGATACATTTGACAAGATCAGCAGAAGGAATCTGCTCAATGCAGATCGAGTATGATCGAAGTGGTCAGTTCATTTGGTCTGTTAAGCATGGAGGCAATGGAGGAACTGCTCCACATCGA ATAAAATTGGACTATCCACATGAAGTGCTGTCTTGTATATCCGGCTATTATGGTTGCATTAGTAAAAATGAGCGACCTCAGATAATAAAGTCACTGACTTTCTATACCAGTAGAGGCAAGTATGGTCCATTTGGAGAAGAAGTTGGAACCTTCTTCACTTCGACCACCACCGAAGGCAAGGTGGTTGGCTTCCATGGCAGGAGTAGCTTGTATTTGGATGCCATCGGAGTTCATATGCAACATTGGCTAGGAAGCACTCAGAAAACCTCCAGGATTTCTCTCTTCAAGAAATTCTAG